From Blastochloris viridis, one genomic window encodes:
- a CDS encoding sulfate transporter family protein, with translation MIDAAFRALRQTLSPALRGVLWKSIGLAVGLLVVGGVLLQRGLVWFADRGADQLLAATGGDYSGAIGIAESVVAIMAGLGLFVAFMFLVPSVTALVASLFTDDVAEIVERRDYPHHPPGRALPVWIAIWEAVKFFGVVLLVNVAALPTLLIAGIGVAVFFLVNTHLLGREYFEMAAMRFRSPEEARAMRRAHAGRVFAAGLPIAALVSVPILNLITPIFATVYMVHVHKTLSAERGET, from the coding sequence CTGATCGATGCCGCGTTTCGAGCCCTGCGCCAGACCTTGAGTCCGGCGTTGCGCGGGGTGCTGTGGAAGTCGATCGGGCTCGCGGTCGGCCTTCTGGTGGTGGGCGGCGTCCTGTTGCAGCGCGGGCTGGTGTGGTTCGCCGACCGCGGCGCCGACCAGTTGCTGGCGGCGACCGGCGGCGACTATTCGGGCGCGATCGGCATCGCCGAGAGCGTGGTCGCCATCATGGCCGGCCTTGGCCTGTTCGTCGCCTTCATGTTCCTGGTGCCGTCGGTGACGGCGCTGGTCGCCAGCCTGTTCACCGACGACGTCGCCGAGATCGTCGAGCGGCGCGACTACCCGCACCATCCGCCCGGTCGCGCCCTGCCGGTGTGGATCGCGATCTGGGAGGCGGTGAAGTTCTTCGGCGTGGTGCTGCTGGTCAACGTCGCAGCACTGCCGACGCTCCTGATCGCCGGCATCGGCGTGGCGGTGTTCTTCCTGGTCAACACCCATCTGCTCGGCCGCGAGTATTTCGAAATGGCGGCGATGCGGTTCCGCTCGCCGGAGGAGGCGCGGGCGATGCGCCGGGCCCATGCCGGCCGGGTGTTTGCCGCCGGGCTGCCGATCGCGGCGCTGGTGTCGGTGCCGATTCTCAACCTGATCACCCCGATCTTCGCCACCGTCTACATGGTCCACGTCCACAAGACGCTGTCGGCCGAGCGCGGCGAGACCTGA
- the rbfA gene encoding 30S ribosome-binding factor RbfA, which translates to MSRAHSDSAKSGPSQRQLRVAELVRHAISDILSRGDINDPVIAAHLITVPEVRMSPDLRLATIYIVALGGKDEALVLKALGSHLKFIRTEIARRVNLRYAPDIRFHRDDRFEEAERIDRLLRSPEVARDLGAAETPDDPEDSDDEETKS; encoded by the coding sequence ATGTCCCGAGCCCATTCCGACAGCGCCAAGTCCGGCCCCTCGCAGCGACAGCTCCGGGTGGCAGAACTGGTGCGCCACGCCATCTCCGACATCCTCTCGCGCGGCGACATCAACGATCCGGTGATCGCCGCCCACCTCATCACCGTGCCGGAGGTGCGGATGTCGCCCGACCTTCGCCTGGCGACGATCTACATCGTCGCGCTCGGCGGCAAGGACGAGGCCTTGGTGCTCAAGGCGCTGGGGTCGCACCTGAAGTTCATCCGCACCGAGATCGCCCGCCGCGTCAATCTGCGCTACGCGCCGGACATCCGCTTTCACCGCGACGACCGCTTCGAGGAGGCCGAGCGCATCGACCGTCTGCTGCGCTCGCCCGAGGTGGCGCGCGACCTCGGCGCGGCCGAAACGCCCGACGATCCGGAAGACTCAGACGACGAGGAGACCAAGTCTTGA
- the infB gene encoding translation initiation factor IF-2 has protein sequence MTETKSPGDKTLSVSKTLTLKRPSESGVVRQSFSHGRSKAVVVEKVKRRTGPGEAGGQSGSAPAPAKPASVTTPLSTKPRVGGPPASPSAGTRPSGVVLRTLTDDERDARTQALQEARVREADERRAAVEEARRRIEREAKERVEREAAEARKREEEARRALEDEARRKAEQEARKRFGEEEAARRAAGAPAQASSASQSPSSRPPYRSGGPGSGPRPAGAGPRPAGAGGPRSSGPGGGAPRPGGAGAPAMARPGGAAAPGRPGAPGGEEEEARRARRPSGGGPAKPVIPPKAPKATPGEEKRRGRLTVVTAYQEGEQRERSVAAFRRRVQRMTGQRQSETKEKISREVTIPETITIQDLANRMSERAVDVIRMLMRQGQMMKINDVIDADTAQLIAEELGHTVKRVAEADVEEGLFDTPDDPEALQPRPPVVTIMGHVDHGKTSLLDAIRHTHVVAGEAGGITQHIGAYQVTAPSGGRVTFIDTPGHAAFTAMRARGAKVTDVVVLVVAADDGVMPQTIEAINHAKAAKVPLIVAINKIDKPDAKPERVRTELLQHSIVVESMGGDTLEVEVSAKQKLNLDKLLEAVALQAEVLDLKSNPARPAEGTVIEGKLDRGRGPVATVLVQRGTLKVGDIVVAGAEWGRVRALVADTGVQVDTAGPSLPVEVLGFNGTPEAGDRLAVVENEARAREVADYRSRQRRDKAAAKITGRGSLAEMMKELKAGAGRKEFTLLVKADVQGSLEAIVGSLDKLGTDEVMARVVHSGVGGISESDVTLAAASGAAIIGFNVRAHKEAREAAERSGIEIRYYNIIYDLVDDVKQAMSGLLPPTVREIMLGNALVLEVFNITKVGKIAGCRVTDGTVERGAHVRLIRDNVVIHEGKLSQLKRFKDDAKEVLAGQECGMSFENYQDMRAGDVIECYRVETVKRSL, from the coding sequence ATGACCGAGACGAAAAGCCCCGGCGACAAAACTCTGAGCGTCTCGAAGACGCTGACTCTGAAGCGCCCCTCGGAATCGGGGGTGGTGCGCCAGAGCTTCAGCCACGGGCGCAGCAAGGCCGTGGTGGTTGAGAAGGTGAAGCGTCGAACTGGCCCCGGCGAAGCCGGCGGGCAGAGCGGCAGTGCGCCCGCGCCGGCGAAGCCCGCTTCGGTAACGACGCCGCTGTCGACCAAGCCGCGCGTCGGCGGTCCGCCCGCCAGTCCGTCAGCCGGAACCCGGCCGTCGGGCGTGGTGCTGCGCACCTTGACCGACGACGAGCGCGACGCTCGCACCCAGGCGCTGCAGGAGGCCCGCGTCCGCGAGGCCGACGAACGTCGTGCCGCCGTGGAAGAGGCGCGCCGCCGGATCGAGCGCGAGGCCAAGGAGCGTGTCGAACGCGAAGCTGCCGAAGCGCGCAAGCGTGAAGAGGAAGCTCGCCGCGCGCTGGAAGATGAAGCTCGCCGCAAGGCCGAGCAGGAGGCGCGCAAGCGCTTCGGTGAGGAAGAGGCCGCCCGCCGGGCCGCCGGCGCTCCGGCGCAGGCGTCCTCGGCATCCCAGTCGCCGTCATCGCGTCCGCCCTACCGCTCCGGCGGTCCCGGCAGCGGACCGCGCCCCGCCGGTGCGGGACCGCGTCCCGCTGGCGCCGGAGGACCGCGTTCGAGCGGACCCGGCGGTGGTGCGCCGCGTCCGGGCGGTGCCGGTGCGCCGGCGATGGCCCGCCCCGGTGGCGCGGCTGCGCCCGGCCGGCCGGGTGCTCCTGGCGGAGAGGAAGAAGAGGCACGCCGCGCCCGCCGTCCCAGCGGCGGCGGTCCGGCCAAGCCGGTCATTCCGCCCAAGGCGCCGAAGGCGACGCCTGGCGAGGAAAAGCGCCGCGGCCGCTTGACCGTGGTCACCGCCTATCAGGAAGGCGAGCAGCGCGAGCGTTCGGTCGCCGCCTTCCGCCGCCGCGTCCAGCGCATGACCGGCCAGCGGCAGAGCGAAACGAAGGAGAAGATCTCGCGGGAAGTCACCATTCCGGAGACCATCACCATCCAGGATCTGGCCAACCGCATGTCCGAGCGGGCGGTTGACGTCATCAGAATGCTGATGCGTCAGGGTCAGATGATGAAGATCAACGACGTCATCGACGCCGACACCGCGCAACTGATCGCCGAGGAACTCGGCCATACCGTCAAGCGTGTCGCCGAAGCGGACGTCGAGGAAGGCCTGTTCGACACCCCGGACGATCCGGAGGCGCTGCAGCCGCGGCCGCCGGTGGTCACCATCATGGGCCACGTCGACCACGGCAAGACCTCGCTGCTCGACGCCATCCGCCACACCCATGTGGTGGCGGGCGAAGCCGGCGGCATCACCCAGCACATCGGCGCCTATCAGGTGACCGCGCCGTCCGGCGGCCGCGTCACCTTCATCGACACGCCCGGCCATGCCGCCTTCACGGCGATGCGTGCCCGCGGCGCCAAGGTCACCGACGTGGTGGTGCTGGTGGTGGCGGCCGACGACGGCGTCATGCCGCAGACCATCGAGGCCATCAATCACGCCAAGGCGGCCAAGGTGCCGTTGATCGTGGCGATCAACAAGATCGACAAGCCCGACGCCAAGCCGGAGCGGGTCCGTACCGAACTGCTGCAGCATTCGATCGTGGTTGAATCGATGGGTGGCGATACCCTTGAGGTCGAGGTTTCTGCCAAGCAGAAGCTCAATCTCGACAAGCTGCTCGAAGCGGTCGCGCTGCAGGCCGAGGTGCTCGATCTCAAATCGAACCCCGCCCGTCCCGCCGAGGGCACGGTGATCGAAGGCAAGCTCGACCGTGGCCGTGGTCCGGTGGCGACCGTGCTGGTGCAGCGCGGCACGCTGAAGGTCGGCGACATCGTGGTGGCCGGCGCCGAATGGGGCCGGGTGCGCGCGCTGGTGGCCGATACCGGCGTCCAGGTCGACACCGCCGGGCCCTCGCTCCCGGTCGAGGTGCTGGGCTTCAACGGCACGCCGGAAGCCGGCGACCGCCTCGCGGTGGTTGAAAACGAGGCGAGGGCCCGCGAAGTCGCGGACTATCGCTCGCGTCAGCGCCGCGACAAGGCCGCGGCCAAGATCACCGGCCGCGGCTCGCTCGCCGAGATGATGAAGGAGCTCAAAGCCGGCGCCGGCCGCAAGGAGTTCACGCTGCTGGTCAAGGCCGACGTGCAGGGCTCGCTGGAGGCCATCGTCGGCTCGCTCGACAAGCTCGGCACCGACGAGGTGATGGCCCGCGTGGTCCATTCCGGCGTCGGCGGCATTTCCGAATCGGACGTCACGCTGGCCGCGGCGTCCGGGGCGGCGATCATCGGCTTCAACGTGCGCGCCCATAAGGAAGCGCGCGAGGCGGCCGAACGCTCCGGCATCGAGATCCGCTACTACAACATCATCTACGACCTCGTGGATGACGTGAAGCAGGCGATGAGCGGCCTGTTGCCGCCCACCGTGCGCGAGATCATGCTCGGCAACGCGCTGGTGCTGGAGGTGTTCAACATCACCAAGGTCGGCAAGATCGCCGGCTGCCGCGTCACCGACGGCACCGTCGAGCGCGGCGCCCACGTCCGCCTGATCCGCGACAACGTCGTCATCCACGAAGGCAAATTGAGCCAGCTCAAGCGCTTCAAGGACGACGCCAAGGAAGTTCTCGCCGGCCAGGAATGCGGCATGTCGTTCGAGAACTACCAGGACATGCGGGCCGGCGACGTCATCGAGTGCTACCGCGTCGAAACGGTGAAGCGCTCGCTGTGA
- a CDS encoding RNA-binding protein, with translation MADHLDHPADGPDVETDRGPRDGRKGPVRTCIATRTSGAPDDMVRFAVGPDGVVVPDLAGRLPGRGAWVSLARAAVETAVKRRAFARAFRREVTVDPALAETVDRLLERAALEGLSLANKGGAVLCGFTKVADAIASGRVVALIHAREAADDGVERLDRALRTSLSGYADPDGEIPILHLFTVEQLNLALGRANVIHAAVLAGPASSGFLARIKRLDQYRTGDPAAMVGRKLACDFRTRTG, from the coding sequence TTGGCAGACCACCTCGATCATCCGGCCGACGGCCCCGATGTTGAGACCGATCGCGGCCCCCGCGACGGTCGCAAAGGGCCGGTGCGCACCTGTATCGCCACGCGCACGAGCGGCGCGCCGGACGATATGGTGCGGTTCGCGGTCGGCCCGGACGGCGTGGTGGTACCTGACCTCGCCGGGCGTCTGCCCGGCCGGGGGGCGTGGGTCAGCCTCGCCCGTGCTGCGGTTGAAACCGCAGTCAAGCGTCGGGCGTTTGCCCGAGCGTTCCGACGCGAGGTGACAGTTGACCCGGCGCTGGCCGAGACGGTGGACCGTCTGCTGGAGCGGGCAGCCCTCGAAGGGCTGTCTTTGGCCAACAAAGGCGGTGCGGTGCTCTGCGGCTTCACCAAGGTTGCAGATGCCATCGCAAGCGGTCGTGTCGTGGCGTTGATCCACGCGCGCGAGGCGGCCGACGATGGGGTTGAGCGTCTGGACCGGGCGTTACGCACGTCTTTGTCCGGATACGCTGACCCGGACGGTGAAATACCGATCCTTCATCTGTTCACCGTCGAACAATTGAATTTGGCACTCGGACGGGCAAATGTGATACATGCAGCTGTGCTCGCTGGACCAGCGAGCAGCGGGTTTCTCGCGCGAATAAAACGGCTCGATCAGTACCGCACGGGTGACCCGGCGGCGATGGTCGGCCGAAAGCTTGCGTGCGACTTTAGGACCAGGACCGGATGA
- the rimP gene encoding ribosome maturation factor RimP has product MTETVAANEPRFAIERGVAARVAAVVEPVLQGIGLRLVRVRVSGLAGKTVQIMAERPDGTMTIDDCEAASQAISPALDVDDPIDGAYHLEVSSPGIDRPLVRRSDFERWVGHVAKIEMQVPQPPRGRKRFHGVLKGVEGEAVVLDRDDVKGDDAVEVKLAIAEIEEARLVLTDDLIDDALRRGRGTDEPDDEPVVSPTDADRAPRRGPGRFKRKEIH; this is encoded by the coding sequence ATGACCGAGACCGTCGCGGCAAACGAGCCGCGTTTTGCGATTGAACGGGGCGTGGCTGCGCGGGTTGCCGCCGTGGTCGAGCCGGTATTGCAGGGCATCGGCCTTCGGCTGGTGCGCGTGCGCGTCAGCGGCCTGGCCGGCAAAACCGTGCAGATCATGGCCGAGCGCCCTGATGGCACCATGACGATCGACGATTGCGAGGCGGCGAGCCAGGCAATCTCGCCGGCGCTCGACGTCGACGATCCGATCGACGGCGCCTATCACCTCGAGGTGTCCTCGCCCGGTATCGACCGGCCGTTGGTGCGCCGCAGCGATTTCGAGCGCTGGGTCGGCCACGTCGCCAAGATCGAGATGCAGGTGCCGCAGCCGCCGCGCGGCCGCAAGCGCTTCCATGGCGTGCTCAAGGGCGTCGAGGGCGAGGCCGTCGTGCTCGACCGCGACGACGTCAAGGGGGACGATGCGGTCGAGGTCAAGCTTGCCATCGCCGAGATCGAGGAAGCGCGGCTGGTGCTGACCGACGATCTGATCGACGACGCCCTCCGGCGCGGGCGCGGCACTGACGAGCCCGACGACGAACCCGTTGTTTCCCCCACCGACGCCGACCGGGCGCCGCGCCGCGGTCCCGGGCGTTTCAAGCGCAAGGAGATCCACTGA
- the pnp gene encoding polyribonucleotide nucleotidyltransferase: protein MFEIHREELIWAGRKLTIETGKMARQADGAVVVTYGETKVLATVVSMKEPKPGVDFFPLTVNYQEKFYAAGRIPGGFFKREGRPTERETLICRLIDRPIRPLFPDGYRHDTQVVVTTLSHDLESDPDIPALLAASAALTISGIPFMGPVGAARVGYINGEFVLNPQLDEMSESKLDLVVAGTADAVLMVESEAKELPEDVMLGAVMFGHKHFQPVIDAIIRLAEKAAKEPRELKVADSSELENAVLGLIEGDLREAYRIAAKQERHDKVDAARAKVIAALLPEGGEARWTALQVKEAFKTIEAKIVRWNILDTGIRIDGRDVKTVRPIVAEAGVLPRAHGSALFTRGETQALVIATLGTGEDEQFVDALEGTYKEPFMLHYNFPPFSVGETGRMGGPGRREIGHGKLAWRAIHPMLPPHHEFPYTLRVVSEILESNGSSSMATVCGTSLALMDAGVPLRRPTAGIAMGLILEGERFAVLTDILGDEDHLGDMDFKVAGTSEGVTSLQMDIKIAGITEEIMRVALGQAKDGRLHILGEMSKALTSARAELGEHAPRIEVMHIPVDKIREVIGSGGKVIREIVEKTGAKIDIQDDGTVKVASANGESIRAAMNWIKSIASEPEVGLIYDGTVVKVTDFGAFVNFFGSRDGLVHISQLASKRVQKASDVVKEGDKVKVKLLGFDERGKVRLSMKVVDQETGEDIEAKQKAEEAKQREQQGDGEAGQAQ from the coding sequence ATGTTTGAAATCCATCGGGAAGAGCTGATCTGGGCCGGCCGCAAGCTGACCATCGAGACCGGAAAGATGGCGCGTCAGGCCGACGGCGCCGTCGTCGTCACCTATGGCGAGACCAAGGTGCTCGCCACCGTGGTGTCGATGAAGGAGCCCAAGCCGGGCGTCGACTTCTTCCCCCTCACCGTCAATTACCAGGAGAAGTTCTACGCCGCGGGCCGCATCCCCGGCGGCTTCTTCAAGCGCGAAGGTCGCCCGACCGAGCGCGAGACCTTGATCTGCCGTTTGATCGACCGCCCGATCCGCCCGCTGTTCCCGGACGGCTATCGCCACGACACCCAGGTGGTGGTGACGACGCTGTCGCACGACCTTGAGTCCGATCCCGACATTCCGGCCTTGCTGGCGGCGTCCGCCGCGCTGACCATCTCGGGCATTCCGTTCATGGGTCCGGTCGGCGCCGCCCGCGTCGGCTACATCAATGGCGAGTTCGTGCTCAACCCGCAGCTCGACGAGATGAGCGAGTCCAAGCTCGACCTCGTGGTCGCCGGCACCGCCGACGCCGTGCTGATGGTCGAGTCGGAAGCCAAGGAGCTGCCCGAGGACGTCATGCTCGGCGCGGTGATGTTCGGCCACAAGCACTTCCAGCCGGTGATCGACGCCATCATCCGCCTCGCTGAGAAGGCGGCGAAGGAGCCGCGCGAGCTGAAGGTGGCGGACTCCTCGGAGCTCGAGAACGCCGTTCTCGGCCTGATCGAGGGCGATCTGCGCGAGGCCTATCGCATCGCGGCCAAGCAGGAGCGCCACGACAAGGTCGACGCCGCCCGCGCCAAGGTCATTGCGGCGCTGCTGCCGGAAGGCGGCGAGGCGCGCTGGACGGCGTTGCAGGTGAAAGAGGCGTTCAAGACGATCGAAGCCAAGATCGTGCGCTGGAACATCCTCGACACCGGCATCCGCATCGACGGCCGCGACGTCAAGACCGTGCGCCCGATCGTGGCCGAAGCCGGCGTGCTGCCGCGCGCTCATGGCTCGGCGCTGTTCACCCGCGGCGAGACCCAGGCGCTGGTGATCGCCACGCTCGGCACCGGCGAGGACGAGCAGTTCGTCGATGCCCTGGAGGGGACCTACAAGGAACCCTTCATGCTGCACTACAACTTCCCACCATTCTCGGTCGGCGAGACCGGCCGCATGGGCGGGCCCGGCCGCCGCGAAATCGGTCACGGCAAGCTGGCCTGGCGCGCCATTCACCCGATGCTGCCGCCGCACCACGAGTTCCCCTACACCTTGCGCGTGGTGTCGGAGATCCTGGAGTCGAACGGCTCCTCGTCGATGGCCACGGTGTGCGGCACCTCGCTCGCCCTGATGGACGCCGGCGTGCCGCTGCGCCGGCCGACCGCCGGCATCGCCATGGGCCTGATCCTGGAAGGCGAGCGCTTCGCGGTGCTCACCGACATCCTGGGCGATGAGGACCACCTCGGCGATATGGACTTCAAGGTGGCGGGCACGTCGGAAGGCGTCACCTCGCTGCAGATGGACATCAAGATCGCCGGCATCACCGAAGAGATCATGCGGGTCGCCCTCGGCCAGGCCAAGGACGGCCGCCTGCATATTCTGGGCGAAATGTCCAAGGCGCTGACCTCGGCGCGCGCCGAGCTCGGCGAGCACGCCCCGCGCATTGAGGTGATGCACATTCCGGTCGACAAGATCCGCGAAGTGATCGGTTCGGGCGGCAAGGTGATCCGCGAGATCGTCGAGAAGACCGGCGCCAAGATCGACATCCAGGACGACGGCACCGTCAAGGTCGCATCCGCCAACGGCGAATCGATCCGCGCGGCGATGAACTGGATCAAGTCGATCGCCTCCGAGCCGGAAGTCGGCCTGATCTATGACGGCACGGTGGTGAAGGTCACCGACTTCGGCGCGTTCGTGAACTTCTTCGGCTCGCGCGACGGCCTCGTCCACATCAGCCAGCTTGCCTCCAAGCGGGTGCAGAAGGCTTCCGACGTCGTCAAAGAAGGCGACAAGGTCAAGGTGAAGCTGCTCGGCTTCGACGAACGCGGCAAGGTGCGGCTGTCGATGAAGGTGGTCGACCAGGAGACCGGCGAGGACATCGAGGCCAAGCAGAAGGCCGAGGAGGCCAAGCAGCGCGAGCAGCAGGGCGACGGCGAGGCCGGCCAGGCGCAGTGA
- the rpsO gene encoding 30S ribosomal protein S15 — MSITAERKAQLIQEYATKPGDTGSPEVQVAVLTERIANLTGHFKTHGKDNHSRRGLLKMVSTRRSLLDYVKAKDEQRYRTLIERLGIRR; from the coding sequence ATGTCGATCACGGCCGAGCGCAAGGCGCAGCTGATCCAGGAATACGCCACCAAGCCGGGCGATACCGGCTCGCCTGAAGTCCAGGTCGCGGTGCTCACCGAGCGCATTGCCAACCTGACCGGGCACTTCAAGACCCACGGCAAGGACAACCACTCTCGCCGCGGCCTTCTCAAGATGGTGTCGACGCGCCGCTCGCTGCTCGACTACGTCAAGGCCAAGGATGAGCAGCGCTATCGCACGCTGATCGAGCGACTCGGCATCCGCCGCTGA
- the nusA gene encoding transcription termination factor NusA: MATVSANRLELLQIADAVAREKAIDRQIVIAAMEDAIQKAARSRYGSETEVRAEINPKTGELRLSRLLLVVDRVDNDATQIAVEDARRKNPAAQVDDYIAETLPPLEYGRIAAQSAKQVIVQKVREAERDRQYQEFKDRIGEVVNGQVKRVEYGNVIVDLGRGEGIVRRDEMLPREVFRNGDRIRAFVYDVRREARGPQIFLSRTHPQFMAKLFAQEVPEIYDGIVEVRAVARDPGSRAKIAVASRDSSVDPVGACVGMRGSRVQAVVNELQGEKVDIIPWNPDFATFIVNALAPAEVVKVVLDEDRERIEVVVPDQQLSLAIGRRGQNVRLASQLTGWDIDILTEQEESERRQKEFADRTRAFMEALDVDEMVGQLLSSEGFNSVEELAFVPVEELAGIEGFDEETAAELQTRARDYLDRVEDELDTERKDLGVEDAVREVPGVTTKMLVALGKAGIKSIEDLAGCATDDLVGWTERQDGETVRTPGALDGFELSREDAEALIMQARVKAGWINEADLAKPAAEAEDEAEAAPDAPAA, encoded by the coding sequence ATGGCGACGGTCAGTGCCAATAGGCTGGAGTTGTTGCAGATCGCCGACGCGGTGGCCCGCGAGAAGGCGATCGACCGCCAGATCGTCATCGCGGCGATGGAGGACGCCATCCAGAAGGCCGCCCGCTCGCGCTATGGCAGCGAGACCGAGGTGCGCGCCGAGATCAATCCCAAGACCGGCGAACTTCGGCTGTCCCGCCTGCTGCTGGTGGTCGACCGCGTCGACAACGACGCCACCCAGATCGCCGTCGAGGACGCCCGCCGCAAGAACCCCGCGGCCCAGGTCGACGACTACATCGCCGAGACGCTGCCGCCGCTGGAATACGGCCGCATCGCCGCCCAGTCGGCCAAGCAGGTGATCGTGCAGAAGGTGCGCGAGGCCGAGCGCGACCGCCAGTATCAGGAATTCAAGGACCGCATCGGCGAGGTCGTCAACGGCCAGGTCAAGCGCGTCGAATACGGCAACGTCATCGTCGACCTCGGTCGCGGCGAGGGCATCGTGCGGCGCGACGAGATGTTGCCGCGCGAGGTGTTCCGCAACGGCGACCGCATCCGCGCGTTCGTCTACGACGTCCGCCGCGAGGCGCGCGGCCCGCAAATCTTCCTGTCGCGCACCCATCCGCAGTTCATGGCCAAGCTGTTTGCCCAGGAAGTGCCGGAAATCTACGACGGCATCGTCGAGGTGAGGGCGGTGGCGCGCGACCCCGGCTCCCGCGCCAAGATCGCGGTGGCCTCGCGCGATTCCTCGGTCGATCCGGTCGGCGCCTGCGTCGGCATGCGCGGCTCGCGCGTGCAGGCGGTGGTCAACGAGCTGCAGGGCGAGAAGGTCGACATCATCCCCTGGAACCCGGACTTCGCCACCTTCATCGTCAACGCGCTCGCCCCGGCCGAGGTGGTCAAGGTGGTGCTCGACGAGGATCGCGAGCGCATCGAGGTGGTGGTGCCCGACCAGCAGCTCTCGCTCGCCATCGGTCGCCGCGGCCAGAACGTCCGCCTCGCCTCCCAGCTCACCGGCTGGGATATCGACATCCTCACCGAGCAGGAGGAGTCCGAGCGGCGCCAGAAGGAATTCGCCGACCGCACCAGGGCGTTTATGGAAGCGCTCGACGTTGACGAGATGGTCGGCCAACTGCTCTCGTCCGAGGGCTTCAATTCGGTCGAGGAACTGGCCTTCGTTCCGGTCGAGGAACTCGCCGGCATCGAGGGTTTCGACGAGGAGACCGCGGCCGAGTTGCAGACCCGCGCCCGCGACTATCTCGACCGGGTCGAGGACGAACTCGACACCGAGCGCAAGGACCTCGGGGTCGAAGATGCCGTGCGCGAGGTGCCCGGCGTCACCACCAAGATGCTGGTGGCGCTTGGCAAGGCCGGCATCAAGTCCATCGAGGACCTCGCCGGCTGCGCCACCGACGATCTGGTCGGATGGACCGAACGCCAGGACGGCGAGACCGTGCGCACCCCCGGTGCCCTCGACGGCTTTGAGCTGTCGCGGGAAGATGCCGAGGCGCTGATCATGCAGGCCCGTGTCAAGGCCGGCTGGATCAACGAAGCGGACCTGGCCAAGCCGGCCGCCGAAGCTGAGGACGAGGCTGAAGCCGCTCCGGACGCGCCGGCGGCCTGA